One window of Oreochromis niloticus isolate F11D_XX linkage group LG23, O_niloticus_UMD_NMBU, whole genome shotgun sequence genomic DNA carries:
- the LOC102082873 gene encoding uncharacterized protein LOC102082873, whose amino-acid sequence MRGGRGAGQRGRGGGQHGRGEGPGGRARQPRTIIMDEMRATVINHVIVHSMTMAEAGLRVRPNLSRFTVATIIRAFRQHNRVERMPHRGGRVAIFTAAQETLIVDVVRGNNLIRLREIRDKVIADNVNFESIDDVSLATIDRVLRRQKTRMKQVYRVPFERNAARHNDRHYEYVQRILQLDAMARPHEYLFLDEASTCRNEGKEAVTSLAKVPSLRSLANGGG is encoded by the exons atgagaggaggaagaggagcaggtcaacgaggaagaggaggaggccaACATGGGAGAGGAGAAGGTCCAGGAGGGAGAGCAAGACAACCTCGCACCATCATTATGGACGAGATGCGAGCAACAGTCATTAACCATGTCATTGTCCATAGCATGACAATGGCTGAAGCAGGACTAAGAGTCCGTCCAAACCTGAGTAGGTTCACCGTGGCCACCATTATCAGGGCATTCAGACAACACAACAG AGTTGAAAGAATGCCACATAGAGGTGGGAGGGTTGCCATATTTACAGCGGCACAAGAAACCCTCATTGTGGATGTGGTTCGTGGGAACAACCTCATCAGACTCCGGGAGATCAGAGACAAAGTCATTGCCGATAATGTCAACTTTGAGAGCATTGACGATGTCAGCTTGGCCACAATAGACCGAGTTCTCCGGCGCCAAAAGACGCGGATGAAACAGGTCTATAGGGTTCCCTTTGAGCGCAACGCTGCGCGACACAACGACCGACATTACGAGTATGTGCAA agGATATTACAGTTGGACGCGATGGCCAGACCTCATGAGTACCTCTTCCTGGATGAGGCTTCAACCTGCAGAAACGAAGGCAAAGAGGCCGTAACATCATTGGCCAAAGTGCCATCACTGAGGTCCCTGGCCAACGGGGGGGGGTGA